One genomic segment of Arachis duranensis cultivar V14167 chromosome 4, aradu.V14167.gnm2.J7QH, whole genome shotgun sequence includes these proteins:
- the LOC107486588 gene encoding coumaroyl-CoA:anthocyanidin 3-O-glucoside-6''-O-coumaroyltransferase 2 isoform X1, whose protein sequence is MANKVNHDETVVKIIEQCQVGPPPGSVPSTSLPLTFFDLPFLCCPVTCTRIFFYEFPHTTTHFMQTLLPNLKHSLSLTLQHFFPLSSNIVFPPKPQAPHILYSQGDTTLHFIVAESTTNFNNLVCNTPRDVTCMYPFVPELPQTIALQDGTLLIPPMAIQVTVFPNSGFTICINFSHVVTDGKAFHSFIKFWSSLCRSKENNLVALPLHDRDIIQDPNGINPIFLESVWNSPREFIMNPIYNVPNDRVRHRFVLKREQVEILKRLVSTKYQSLLHVSTFVVTCALIWVCKVKSSEDDIKSSGNDEELYLSFWVDCRYLAELKIPLTYFGNCVVNGIVGIKRSKLVGQNGIFEAAVALRSKVKELQSGPYESAETLMSIFSKFATMGHRMTGIAGSPKLDAYESDFGWGKPKLSEVLHVNSPAGVSLSDCRDKEGGIEVGVAFGRAQMQKFNTILEEILADIALHDS, encoded by the coding sequence ATGGCTAACAAGGTGAATCATGATGAAACAGTAGTGAAAATCATAGAGCAATGTCAAGTTGGTCCTCCACCAGGTTCTgttccttcaacttctcttCCCCTTACTTTCTTTGATCTTCCATTTTTATGCTGTCCTGTTACATGTACACGCATCTTCTTCTATGAATTCCCTCACACCACAACCCACTTCATGCAAACACTGCTTCCAAATCTCAAACACTCACTTTCACTCACTCTTCAACACTTCTTCCCTTTATCTTCAAACATAGTATTCCCTCCAAAGCCACAAGCCCCTCACATTCTCTATTCCCAAGGTGACACTACTCTTCATTTCATAGTTGCTGAGTCCACAACAAATTTCAACAACCTCGTATGTAACACCCCAAGAGATGTTACATGCATGTACCCTTTTGTTCCTGAGTTACCTCAAACAATTGCCTTACAAGATGGCACCTTGTTGATCCCTCCAATGGCAATTCAAGTCACTGTTTTTCCCAATTCTGGCTTCACCATTTGCATCAACTTCAGCCATGTGGTCACCGATGGAAAAGCCTTCCACAGTTTCATCAAGTTCTGGAGCTCACTTTGTAGGTCTAAAGAGAATAATCTTGTTGCTTTGCCATTGCATGATAGAGACATCATTCAAGACCCAAATGGGATTAACCCCATTTTCTTAGAATCAGTGTGGAATTCTCCAAGAGAATTCATCATGAACCCTATCTATAATGTCCCTAATGACAGGGTTCGCCACAGGTTTGTGTTGAAGCGTGAACAAGTGGAGATTTTGAAGAGATTGGTTTCTACTAAATACCAAAGCCTATTACATGTATCAACATTTGTTGTGACATGTGCTTTGATTTGGGTTTGTAAGGTAAAATCATCAGAAGATGATATAAAAAGTAGTGGTAATGATGAAGAATTATACCTAAGTTTTTGGGTAGATTGTCGTTACCTTGCTGAATTGAAAATTCCCTTAACATATTTTGGGAATTGTGTGGTTAATGGCATTGTAGGAATTAAGAGAAGCAAGCTAGTGGGGCAAAATGGTATTTTTGAAGCAGCTGTTGCACTTAGAAGCAAGGTTAAAGAATTGCAATCTGGTCCTTATGAAAGTGCTGAAACATTGATGTCAATTTTTAGTAAATTTGCAACAATGGGGCATCGTATGACGGGAATTGCAGGTTCACCAAAGTTGGATGCATATGAAAGTGATTTTGGGTGGGGAAAACCCAAATTGAGTGAAGTACTTCATGTAAATTCTCCAGCGGGGGTGTCTCTTTCTGATTGTAGGGACAAAGAAGGTGGAATTGAAGTTGGTGTAGCATTTGGGAGGGCTCAAATGCAAAAATTCAACACTATTCTGGAAGAGATCCTTGCTGATATTGCACTTCATGACTCATGA
- the LOC107486591 gene encoding putative receptor-like protein kinase At5g39000 isoform X1, with amino-acid sequence MFLKCLRFADSKKGGKYPIVIEEQCHHFSFEALRKATNDFDEKLQIGEGGFGKFYKGCLKHNNGDASDHTIALKVMPIWMSHEYYEFKKEIEMLCELRHTNIISLIGFCYRKQKRIVVYEYMVNGSLHDYLNNKNKEPLSWKKRLEICIGVARALHYLHTGANRCCIIHRDIKPHNILLDGNMVPKISGFELSLYGALSASKEKKIEVDCVAGTVGYIAPEHIWHGYVTDKSDVFSFGMVLQFVMGHNVSCFKHDADTLEETIDPNLNGKIAPECWQVFTSVIQRCLQHEPDERPTMGEVEILLENALSLQEQADITNTNAAHYTLLSTTCLSHIFSRCISNGLLTFDASMEEEGSFSDVSSD; translated from the coding sequence ATGTTTCTCAAATGTTTACGCTTTGCTGATTCAAAGAAGGGGGGAAAATATCCAATAGTAATAGAAGAGCAATGCCATCATTTTTCATTTGAAGCTCTTAGAAAGGCAACCAACGACTTTGACGAGAAACTTCAAATTGGAGAAGGAGGCTTTGGTAAGTTTTACAAAGGTTGTCTCAAACATAATAATGGTGATGCAAGTGATCATACGATCGCATTGAAGGTGATGCCTATTTGGATGTCCCATGAATATTATGAGTTCAAGAAGGAAATTGAGATGCTATGTGAGCTTCGTCACACAAATATAATCTCCCTTATAGGCTTCTGCTACCGAAAACAGAAACGTATTGTTGTATATGAGTACATGGTGAATGGATCACTCCATGATTACTTGAATAATAAGAACAAAGAACCACTGTCATGGAAGAAGAGACTAGAGATCTGCATCGGAGTAGCACGTGCTCTACACTACCTTCACACTGGAGCCAATCGTTGTTGTATCATTCATCGTGACATAAAACCTCATAACATTCTATTGGATGGGAATATGGTTCCCAAAATCTCGGgttttgagttatcattgtACGGAGCGCTCTCTGcatcaaaggaaaagaaaattgaagTAGATTGCGTTGCAGGCACAGTTGGATACATTGCTCCTGAACACATCTGGCATGGTTATGTCACTGATAAAAGTGATGTTTTCTCCTTTGGTATGGTTCTGCAATTCGTGATGGGCCACAATGTGTCGTGCTTCAAACATGATGCCGACACTCTTGAGGAGACAATAGATCCAAATCTGAATGGGAAGATTGCACCAGAATGTTGGCAGGTATTCACTAGTGTCATACAGAGATGCTTGCAGCATGAACCAGATGAGCGACCTACAATGGGCGAAGTTGAGATATTGCTTGAGAATGCTCTCTCATTGCAGGAACAAGCTGATATTACAAACACCAATGCTGCTCACTATACTTTATTATCCACTACTTGTTTGTCCCATATATTTTCACGTTGTATAAGTAATGGTCTTCTGACCTTTGATGCTTCAATGGAGGAGGAAGGCTCTTTCTCAGACGTAAGTAGTGACTAA
- the LOC107486585 gene encoding coumaroyl-CoA:anthocyanidin 3-O-glucoside-6''-O-coumaroyltransferase 1-like — MANNKVNLIEKCQVGPPQGSVPSPTSIPLSSFDLPWLLNPVSCKRICFYEFPYSKTHFLQKVVPNLKQSLSFTLKHFFPFSSNIVFPPKPQTPHILYLEGDTLTFTVVESTTTNLNNLLSHTPRDVTCLDPFIPILPSPHVLEDGTLFITPMVIQVTLLPNSGFTICITFNHVVSDGRSLHNFIKFWASLCMSKKDLSSFPFLDRDKIGNSNELKSIFLEELWNMPLNRIGHMNFVPNNNVANDMVKHTIVLRRDQIENLKKLVSIKCQSLGLGTLLHVSTFVVTCSLIWVSNIKLECTQTSDEFPNEDEELYMMVLADCRYFSEMKIPLTYFGNCLVSGLATMKRSKLVGQNGLFEAAIAIGSKVRELQCDPYKGVETLMSLFRNVVRIRQRLLAIAGSPKLGAYESDFGWGKPKLSEVGHVNSPGVFSLSDCRDIEGGIEVGIALEKSHMHKFNIILNELLANLVLHQD, encoded by the coding sequence ATGGCTAACAACAAGGTGAATTTGATAGAGAAGTGTCAAGTTGGTCCTCCACAAGGTTCGGTTCCTTCTCCAACCTCTATTCCTCTTTCTTCCTTTGATCTTCCATGGCTATTAAATCCTGTATCATGTAAACGCATTTGCTTCTATGAATTCCCTTACTCCAAAACACACTTCTTACAAAAAGTGGTTCCAAATCTAAAACAATCACTTTCATTCACTCTCAAACACTTTTTCCCTTTCTCTTCCAACATAGTTTTCCCTCCAAAGCCACAAACCCCTCACATCCTCTACTTAGAAGGTGACACTTTAACTTTTACTGTTGTTGAATCCACAACAACAAATCTCAACAACCTCCTATCTCACACACCAAGAGATGTCACGTGTTTGGACCCTTTTATTCCCATTTTGCCCTCACCACATGTCTTAGAAGATGGCACCTTGTTCATCACTCCTATGGTCATTCAAGTCACTCTCCTTCCAAATTCAGGTTTCACCATATGCATCACTTTTAACCATGTGGTTTCTGATGGAAGATCCTTACATAATTTCATCAAGTTTTGGGCTTCACTTTGTATGTCAAAAAAGGACTTGTCTTCTTTCCCATTTCTTGATAGGGACAAAATTGGAAATTCAAATGAACTAAAGTCTATTTTCTTAGAAGAACTTTGGAACATGCCCTTAAATAGGATAGGTCACATGAACTTTGTTCCTAACAATAATGTTGCTAATGACATGGTGAAACACACCATTGTGTTGAGGCGTGaccaaattgaaaatttgaagaaacTAGTGTCTATTAAGTGTCAAAGCCTTGGTCTAGGGACATTGTTGCATGTGTCCACATTTGTTGTGACATGTTCTTTGATTTGGGTTTCTAATATTAAATTAGAATGTACCCAAACTAGTGATGAATTTCCTAATGAAGATGAAGAATTATACATGATGGTGTTGGCAGATTGTCGTTACTTTAGTGAAATGAAAATTCCCTTAACATACTTTGGAAATTGTTTGGTTAGTGGCTTAGCTACAATGAAAAGGAGCAAGCTAGTGGGGCAAAATGGTCTTTTTGAGGCAGCTATTGCTATTGGAAGTAAAGTTAGAGAATTGCAATGTGATCCCTATAAGGGTGTTGAAACGTTGATGTCATTATTTAGGAATGTTGTAAGAATAAGGCAGCGTTTGTTGGCTATTGCAGGTTCACCAAAGCTAGGTGCATATGAGAGTGATTTTGGATGGGGAAAACCTAAATTGAGTGAAGTAGGTCATGTAAATTCTCCAGGAGTATTCTCCCTCTCTGATTGTAGAGACATAGAAGGTGGAATTGAAGTTGGGATTGCACTTGAAAAGAGTCACATGCACAAATTCAACATCATTTTGAATGAGCTTCTTGCAAATCTTGTACTTCATCAAGATTGA
- the LOC107486584 gene encoding uncharacterized protein LOC107486584: MAQSFGQTEINWDKLDKTKFYVIGAGLFTGVTVALYPVSVVKTRLQVATRNTVERSAFSVAKGLIKTNGIPGLYRGFGTVITGAIPARIIFLTALETTKSASFRMLEPLKLSETTQAAIANGIAGMTSSLVAQSVFVPMDVVCQKLMVQGYAGHSQYSGGLDVVRKVLKTDGIRGLYRGFGLSAITYSPSSAVWWASYGTSQRLMWKFLGHDSPSDQNPPSVQKIMLVQGTGGMIAGATASCITTPLDTIKTRLQVMGHEHRSSIKQVAKDLINEDGWKGFYRGFGPRLFSMSMWGTSMILTYEYLKRVCTKDE; the protein is encoded by the exons ATGGCTCAATCATTTGGTCAAACTGAGATCAACTGGGACAA GCTAGATAAAACTAAGTTCTATGTCATAGGAGCTGGCCTCTTTACCGGTGTTACGGTAGCACTCTACCCGGTTTCTGTTGTCAAAACAAGGCTGCAGGTTGCTACAAGGAATACTGTAGAGAGAAGTGCTTTCTCTGTTGCAAAAGGATTGATCAAAACCAATGGAATCCCTGGTTTGTATAGAGGGTTTGGCACAGTTATCACTGGTGCAATCCCTGCCAGGATCATATTCCTAACTGCTCTGGAAACCACAAAGTCAGCTTCCTTCAGAATGCTCGAACCATTGAAGCTATCTGAAACTACCCAGGCTGCCATAGCAAATGGAATTGCAGGCATGACATCGTCACTTGTAGCCCAATCTGTATTTGTTCCCATGGACGTG GTTTGCCAAAAGTTGATGGTGCAAGGATACGCAGGCCATTCCCAGTATAGCGGGGGTTTGGATGTTGTTCGTAAGGTTTTAAAGACCGATGGTATCCGAGGATTATATCGAGGATTTGGTCTATCTGCTATTACTTATTCTCCTTCAAGTGCTGTATGGTGGGCAAGTTATGGTACAAGCCAACGCCTAATGTGGAA ATTCTTGGGCCATGATAGCCCATCCGACCAAAACCCGCCTAGCGTGCAAAAGATTATGTTAGTTCAGGGTACTGGAGGGATGATTGCTGGTGCCACTGCATCCTGCATTACAACCCCGTTGGATACTATCAAGACACGATTACAG GTGATGGGACATGAACATAGAAGCTCGATAAAACAAGTCGCGAAAGATTTAATCAACGAAGATGGTTGGAAAGGCTTTTATAGAGGGTTTGGTCCAAGATTATTTAGCATGTCGATGTGGGGTACTTCGATGATATTGACATACGAGTACCTAA AGCGCGTGTGTACTAAAGATGAATAA
- the LOC107486241 gene encoding LOW QUALITY PROTEIN: coumaroyl-CoA:anthocyanidin 3-O-glucoside-6''-O-coumaroyltransferase 1 (The sequence of the model RefSeq protein was modified relative to this genomic sequence to represent the inferred CDS: inserted 1 base in 1 codon), which produces MANKKVKVIEQCQIGPPPGSVSSTSIPXTFFDIPWLCCPPIKRVFFYEFHYPKSHLLQEVIPNLKQSLPLTLKHFFPFSSNIVFPPKPQTPHILYKEGDTLPFIVAESTTTNLNNLVSDSPRDVTCLHPFVPVLPSPRALEEDESGTLLISPMAIQVTIFPNSGLAICITFRHVVADGRAFHHFMKFWASLCGPKVGLDLPLLDRNMIQDPNGLRPIFLEAIWNIPIKTMESTGQVNNFPSDMVRRTFVVRNERVENLKKYVTTKCQNHGLETLHVSTFVVTCSLIWVCKVKSENNTVMVGNLRRLMDLGKHLLLTAGSPKLDVYETDFGWGKPKMSEVVQVESSMSVSLSDCKGKGGIEVGIALGRTQMMKFNTLMEEFLEEIAEK; this is translated from the exons ATGGCTAATAAAAAAGTGAAGGTGATAGAACAGTGTCAAATTGGTCCTCCACCAGGTTCGGTTTCTTCAACTTCTATTC TTACATTCTTTGATATTCCATGGCTTTGTTGCCCTCCAATCAAACGCGTTTTCTTCTATGAATTCCATTATCCCAAATCACACCTCTTACAAGAAGTGATTCCAAATCTGAAACAATCACTTCCACTCACTCTCAAACacttcttccctttctcttcCAACATAGTGTTCCCTCCAAAGCCACAAACCCCACACATTCTCTACAAAGAAGGTGACACTCTTCCCTTCATAGTTGCTGAGTCCACAACAACAAATCTCAACAACCTCGTATCTGACTCACCAAGAGATGTCACGTGCTTGCACCCTTTTGTTCCTGTTTTGCCCTCACCACGTGCcttggaagaagatgaaagtGGAACCTTGTTGATTTCTCCTATGGCCATTCAGGTAACTATCTTCCCCAACTCCGGCTTAGCCATATGCATTACTTTCAGACACGTGGTTGCTGATGGGAGAGCGTTTCATCACTTCATGAAGTTTTGGGCCTCGCTTTGTGGGCCTAAAGTGGGCCTTGATTTACCATTGCTTGATAGGAACATGATCCAAGACCCAAATGGGCTCAGGCCCATTTTCCTAGAAGCTATTTGGAATATCCCGATTAAAACCATGGAATCCACAGGCCAAGTTAATAATTTTCCTAGTGACATGGTGAGGCGCACGTTTGTGGTGAGGAATGAGCGTGTTGAGAATTTGAAGAAATATGTGACTACTAAATGCCAAAACCATGGTCTAGAGACATTGCATGTTTCGACATTTGTGGTGACATGTTCTTTGATTTGGGTTTGTAAGGTGAAATCAGAAAATAATACTGTTATGGTGGGTAATCTCCGGAGATTGATGG ATTTGGGGAAGCATCTGTTATTAACTGCTGGTTCACCAAAGTTGGACGTGTATGAAACTGATTTTGGGTGGGGGAAGCCTAAGATGAGTGAAGTAGTTCAAGTAGAGTCTTCAATGTCAGTTTCACTATCCGATTGCAAGGGCAAAGGTGGAATTGAAGTTGGGATAGCACTTGGAAGGACTCAAATGATGAAATTCAATACCCTTATGGAAGAGTTCCTTGAAGAAATTGCTGAAAAGTAA
- the LOC107486587 gene encoding coumaroyl-CoA:anthocyanidin 3-O-glucoside-6''-O-coumaroyltransferase 1: protein MSNKMNNHDDHDHKVKVIEQFQVGPPPGSVPISISIPFSFFDLPWLFYSVTTKRIFFYEFPHPTTHFFQKVLPNLKHSLSLTLQHFFPFSSKIVFPPKPHTPHILYSEGDTLPFIVAESTTTNLNNLVSDTPRDVTCLHPFVPILPSPHALEDGTLLIPPMAIQVTIFPNYGFAICINFYHVIADGRAFHNFIKFWASICGSRENSIALPLHDRDMIIQDPKGLKSVFLETLCNSPRKSTLTIVRDVPSDMVRHCFVLRNDHVENLKKLVSANCQSHGLLGTLHVSTFVVTCSLIWVCKVKSEVMNTLPNGDEELYFYFWIDCRYLAKLKIPLTYFGNCLINANTAIKRNKLVGQNGIFEAAVAIGNKIRELQSEPYKNVDTLMSCFSKFGSMEQHALAIAGSPKFDAYETDFGWGKPMLSEVLQADSRLVSLSDCREKEGGIQVGVALGRTQMHKFNSILEHHLADIAIKGE, encoded by the coding sequence ATGTCTAACAAGATGAATAATCATGATGATCATGATCACAAAGTGAAGGTGATAGAGCAGTTCCAAGTTGGTCCTCCACCAGGTTCTGTTCCTATTTCAATCTCtattcccttttctttctttgatcTTCCATGGTTATTCTATTCTGTCACAACTAAACGAATTTTCTTCTATGAATTCCCACACCCCACAACACACTTCTTTCAGAAAGTGCTTCCAAATCTCAAACACTCTCTTTCTCTCACTCTCCAACacttttttcctttctcttccAAAATAGTTTTCCCTCCAAAGCCACATACCCCTCATATTCTCTACTCAGAAGGTGACACTCTTCCTTTCATAGTTGCTGAATCCACAACAACAAATCTAAACAACCTCGTATCTGACACACCAAGAGATGTCACGTGCTTGCACCCTTTTGTTCCCATTTTGCCCTCACCACATGCCTTAGAAGATGGCACCTTGTTGATCCCTCCTATGGCCATTCAAGTAACAATCTTTCCCAACTATGGCTTCGCCATATGCATCAACTTCTATCACGTGATTGCAGATGGTAGAGCCTTTCATAACTTCATCAAGTTTTGGGCTTCAATTTGTGGGTCTAGAGAGAACTCTATTGCTCTGCCACTGCATGACAGAGACATGATTATTCAAGACCCAAAAGGGCTTAAGTCTGTTTTCTTAGAAACATTATGCAATTCTCCGAGAAAAAGCACCTTGACTATTGTCCGTGATGTTCCTAGTGACATGGTGCGCCACTGCTTTGTTCTAAGGAATGATCAtgttgaaaatttaaagaagttaGTGTCTGCTAATTGCCAAAGCCATGGTTTGTTGGGGACATTACATGTGTCAACGTTTGTTGTGACATGTTCTTTGATTTGGGTTTGTAAGGTAAAATCAGAAGTGATGAATACTCTTCCAAATGGTGATGAagaattatacttttatttttggattgaTTGTCGCTACCTTGCTAAACTGAAAATTCCTTTGACATATTTTGGAAATTGTTTGATTAATGCAAACACAGCTATAAAGAGGAACAAGCTAGTGGGACAAAATGGTATTTTTGAAGCAGCGGTTGCCATTGGAAACAAGATTAGAGAATTGCAATCTGAACCTTATAAGAATGTTGACACATTGATGTCATGTTTTAGTAAATTTGGATCAATGGAGCAGCATGCTCTGGCTATTGCAGGTTCACCAAAGTTTGATGCATATGAAACTGATTTTGGGTGGGGAAAACCTATGTTAAGTGAGGTGCTTCAAGCAGATTCAAGATTGGTCTCCCTTTCTGATTGTAGAGAAAAAGAAGGTGGAATTCAAGTTGGAGTAGCTCTTGGGAGGACTCAAATGCATAAATTCAACTCTATTTTGGAACACCACCTTGCTGATATTGCAATCAAGGGTGAATAA
- the LOC107486590 gene encoding phenolic glucoside malonyltransferase 1-like — MVFLKQLLLLGAKLENCNLNLINVLEHLCQLSFSKWSHRMLGIAGSPKLDVYETDFGWGKPKLSEVVQLDPQLMSLSDCRDKEDGIIEVGVALGRTQIHKFNTILEELLANIAVCD; from the coding sequence ATGGTATTTTTGAAGCAGCTGTTGCTATTGGGAGCAAAGTTAGAGAATTGCAATCTGAACCTTATAAATGTGCTGGAACATTTATGTCAATTAAGTTTTAGTAAATGGTCGCATCGTATGTTGGGAATTGCAGGTTCTCCAAAGTTGGATGTGTACGAGACTGATTTTGGATGGGGAAAACCCAAATTGAGTGAAGTAGTTCAACTAGATCCTCAGTTGATGTCCCTCTCTGACTGTAGGGACAAAGAAGATGGAATAATTGAAGTTGGTGTAGCACTTGGGAGGACTCAAATCCATAAATTCAACACCATTTTAGAAGAGCTTCTTGCAAACATTGCAGTTTGTGACTAA
- the LOC107486588 gene encoding coumaroyl-CoA:anthocyanidin 3-O-glucoside-6''-O-coumaroyltransferase 2 isoform X2, producing MANKVNHNDTVVKIIEQCQVGPPPGSVPSTSLPLTFFDLPFLCCPVTCTRIFFYEFPHTTTHFMQTLLPNLKHSLSLTLQHFFPLSSNIVFPPKPQAPHILYSQGDTTLHFIVAESTTNFNNLVCNTPRDVTSMYPFVPELPQTVALQDGTLLIPPMAIQVTVFPNSGFTICINFSHVVTDGKAFHSFIKFWSSLCRSKENNLVALPLHDRDIIQDPNGLNPIFLESVWNSPREFIMNPIYNVPNDRVRHRFVLKREQVEILKRLVSTKYQSLLHVSTFVVTCALIWVCKVKSSEDDIKSSGNDEELYLSFWVDCRYLAELKIPLTYFGNCVVNGIVGIKRSKLVGQNGIFEAAVALRSKVKELQSGPYESAETLMSIFSKFATMGHRMTGIAGSPKLDAYESDFGWGKPKLSEVLHVNSPAGVSLSDCRDKEGGIEVGVAFGRAQMQKFNTILEEILADIALHDS from the exons ATGGCTAACAAGGTGAATCATAATGACACAGTAGTAAAAATCATAGAGCAATGTCAAGTTGGTCCTCCACCAGGTTCTGTTCCTTCAACCTCTCTTCCCCTTACTTTCTTTGATCTTCCATTTTTATGCTGTCCTGTTACATGTACACGCATCTTCTTCTATGAATTCCCTCACACCACAACCCACTTCATGCAAACACTGCTTCCAAATCTCAAACACTCACTTTCACTCACTCTTCAACACTTCTTCCCTTTATCTTCAAACATAGTATTCCCTCCAAAGCCACAAGCCCCTCACATTCTCTATTCCCAAGGTGACACTACTCTTCATTTCATAGTTGCTGAGTCCACAACAAATTTCAACAACCTCGTATGTAACACCCCAAGAGATGTTACAAGTATGTACCCTTTTGTTCCTGAGTTACCTCAAACAGTTGCCTTACAAGATGGCACCTTGTTGATCCCTCCAATGGCAATTCAAGTCACTGTTTTTCCCAATTCTGGCTTCACCATATGCATCAACTTCAGCCATGTGGTTACTGATGGAAAAGCCTTCCACAGTTTCATCAAGTTCTGGAGCTCACTTTGTAGGTCTAAAGAGAATAATCTTGTTGCTCTGCCATTGCATGATAGAGACATCATTCAAGACCCAAATGGACTTAACCCCATTTTCTTAGAATCAGTGTGGAATTCTCCAAGAGAATTCATCATGAACCCTATCTATAATGTCCCTAATGACAGGGTTCGCCACAG GTTTGTGTTGAAGCGTGAACAAGTGGAGATTTTGAAGAGATTGGTTTCTACTAAATACCAAAGCCTATTACATGTATCAACATTTGTTGTGACATGTGCTTTGATTTGGGTTTGTAAGGTAAAATCATCAGAAGATGATATAAAAAGTAGTGGTAATGATGAAGAATTATACCTAAGTTTTTGGGTAGATTGTCGTTACCTTGCTGAATTGAAAATTCCCTTAACATATTTTGGGAATTGTGTGGTTAATGGCATTGTAGGAATTAAGAGAAGCAAGCTAGTGGGGCAAAATGGTATTTTTGAAGCAGCTGTTGCACTTAGAAGCAAGGTTAAAGAATTGCAATCTGGTCCTTATGAAAGTGCTGAAACATTGATGTCAATTTTTAGTAAATTTGCAACAATGGGGCATCGTATGACGGGAATTGCAGGTTCACCAAAGTTGGATGCATATGAAAGTGATTTTGGGTGGGGAAAACCCAAATTGAGTGAAGTACTTCATGTAAATTCTCCAGCGGGGGTGTCTCTTTCTGATTGTAGGGACAAAGAAGGTGGAATTGAAGTTGGTGTAGCATTTGGGAGGGCTCAAATGCAAAAATTCAACACTATTCTGGAAGAGATCCTTGCTGATATTGCACTTCATGACTCATGA